GCCCTTTCGCGATGAAATCGGGATGGCTACTTTTTCCTCGCGAACGAGGACAGTGGAATCGGACTATTCGATCGGTTCGGTCTCGTCGCGCTCTTCCGGCTGTTTCTCGGCTTGTTCAGCGAGGTGTTTCTCGTAGTCGCGCTTCCACGTGTTGGTGCGGTAGCCGACGTCGGCGCCGTCGCCCGTCAACAGTCCCCCGGCGTCCTTGCCATCTTCGCCGACCGAATAAACGACCAGGTCTTCGCCGTCTTGAAGAATCCGCAACGGCCCGTGAAAGTGCTTGAAGTTCGGAACGGCCGGCAAGAAATCGGGGACGAGTTGTTCGACGGAGGTCGGGTAAACGCCGTGGGCGAGGCGGTAGCGTTCGCAGGCTAGGAAGACGTCGAGAATGCGGTTTCTGCGTTCTGCGTTAACAATGTACGAAATCGATCGATCAGCGCCCAAGACAAAGGCCTTCGTGAAGTCGTATCCTCCTGAATCGAGTTGTTCCGAATTGAGCGTCGCAAGGACATCCGATTGAGCACTCTGGATTTGACCCGCGATCATGAAAAGATCCGTTGACTTTGTCGCGTCACAGAGGCGACGCATCCCGAAGAGATAGGCCTCAACGTCTTCAGGTTCGACGCCCCTCCACTCGATGTCCCCCACCAATGATACGGCTGCTTGAGTTGCTTGAGTGAATCGAGTATCCAAACGCGCTCCGTCAGCAAATTGGCCCGGAATTGGTGTGAGAAATTGACGCGCCGAACGCTGGATTGTAGTGCGGCGAGTTGTTCGTCCGTGAATGGCACTGCACCAACCAAATAGGCGACATCGTTGTTTGCCACGTGGTTCAAGCTCCACCGATTCGGCATCGCAATGCCATCTGGTTCTGCAGCGAGGCATTCCTGCAATGCCAAGAGCGACATCAGCGACTGAAACGCCTCTCGCGCGTCGCCACGCTGTGCCGCCACAAAGGCCCGAAGTTCGAGCAGCGTTGTCACCCAACGACACCTGAACACAGGCCGGTGGAGATTGCGATTTTCAATGTCAGCAATCGTAATCGGAAAACGGCTCTGGCCTCCCTTCGAGGCCGCCTCGTCAAGTTTCACGAACAAATGTCGCTGACTGTCAATGAACTCCCCAGTGGCGACCAATCCTGGCCATTCCGTGCCAGGCGGCGGAATAAACTCTTCGCTATCACCGATAATGGGAAAGGGCTGAGCGCGGTCGAAAAACTCGCTCGTGGTCTCATCGAACACTGCTCGATAGAGCGCCGTGCAATCCTTCTCCCGCGCCAGCGGCGGAATGGCCTGGATCACTTCCGCATACGTGGTCGGCTCCCCCGCGGCGCGGATGCGGGCGATCTCCTCTTCGATGCGTTGACTCGCCCGCCAACGGATCGCCACCCAGTACATCGGCGCGATGCTGATGACCAGCAGCACGACGCCGGCCAGCCAGAGAAACGTGCGCAAACGCCGGCGCGGAAATGTCGCCGGCTCGCTCGCATCCGATGTTTTCATAGAAGCCTTAACCACGAATTCAACCATTCAACCGACAACGTCCTCCCCCCTTCGCGTTTTCGCCATTTCGGGCTTTCGCGATCACAAGGAAAAGATGCCTTTCTCCTGCTCAGCGCCACAAATACGTCATCCGATTTCGATTCTCCGTTCCCTTTCCATAGTTGCATTTTGCTCCAAAAAAGGGCGCGAATAATCGGCCAGCTCGATGCCTATGCAAAATTTTTCTCAGCGCCCTAAAATGTATCTGCCCAAGGATTTGCAAATAAGGTACACCGATTGCATCGCTTGCAGGCGACTTTTCGCGCGGTAGAATTATCGCCGTGTAGCCTAATTGCCCGGGGCAAAACCTGGGCATACGGGGGAACCAATTGGCGGGCTGCGGTGGATGACATCGCGATTCGCCCGGGGCGCAGGTCGGCTTTCAATCGCCGGCCGGAGGACTTTCAACCTCTAGCCCGTCAGCTAACCTCGTCGGCCGGTTCGGGTGCGGCGCCCGAGCTCACATTGGAAGGGCACCGTTCGTCTTCACCTGTATGGCGTAGCGCGATTCTGGCGTAGCGCGATTCTGGCGTGCGTCGATTCCCTGGAGAGCCCTTGCGCTCCCGTTACATTCGCTCAGCGTCCGTCGAACGGCGGCGCGGCGATGAGGTTCTGTTGCCGTGAAGCAATCGAATCTCGGAAAGTTTTGCGAGATGAACGCATTGTGGTTGGTCGGCGATTCGCAGTTGTTGGCGGTTTCGTTCGTGGCGCTGTCGATGTGGGCAGTGCTCGCGATCGTGGCATTGAGTATCGCGCTGTTCGCGCCCTGGCTCACGTTGCGGTACATTCCGCATCACAAGGTAGGCGTGGTGGAAAAGCTCTGGTCACCGACGGGGTCGGTGAGCGAAGGGCGGATCATTGCGCTGGAGGGCGAGGCCGGCTACCAGGCGGAGCTATTGCGCGGTGGCGTGCATTTTGGCTACTGGCGCTGGCAGTATCGCATTCACAAGGTGCGATTGGTAACGATCCCGCAAGGTAAGATCGGCTACGTGTACGCTCGCGACGGCGAATCGCTGTCGCCGAGCCAGACGTTGTCGCGCGTGGTGCCGTCGAATCATTTTCAAGACGCGCGGGCGTTTTTGGAAGGCATCACCACGCCGGACGGGGCGTTGATCGTTGGTCAGCGCGGACGCCAACGGGCGATTTTACGCGAAGGCGTGTACGCGGTGAACCCGGCGCTGTTTGTGTTGATCAGCGAGGACGCCGTGTATGCGCTCTCGCATTTTCAACTGCGCCAGGAGTGGGCTTCGATCATGAATTGGCAAAAGGAGCTGCAATCCACGGGCGGATTCGACCCGATCGTGATTGGCGTACACCATCAACGCGGCGTCGCGGTGAATGCGGAGCAGACCGCGCAGGACGATCAAATCGGCATCGTGACGATCCACGACGGCCCGTCGCTGCCGCCGGGAGAAATCATCGCGCCGACCGTCGGCGCGGAGTTTACCGATCCGAACTACCACAACAACTTTCAGGACCCCGAGGCGTTCCTGCGCGCTGGCGGGCGGCGCGGTCGCCAGTACCAGGCGTTGACGGACGGCACGTACTTCATCAACCGCTGGTTCGCCACGGTCGAGATGTTGCCGAAAACCGTGGTGCCGATCGGCCATGTCGGCGTCGTCGTGAGTTATCACGGACGCACCGGCGCGGACCTCTCCGGCACCGCGTTCCGCCACGGCGAGCGCGTCGCGGAGGGACAACGCGGCGTGTGGGAACGTCCGTTGGGGCCAGGCAAGTACGCCTTTAACACCTACGCAGGCTGCACGGTGCTGACGCCGACGACGAACTTCGTGTTGCACTGGATCACCGGCAAGACCGAGGCGCATAAGTTTGACGAGAGTCTGCGCTCGATCGACCTGGTGACGAAGGACGCCTATGAACCGTCGTTGCCGTTGTCGGTGGTGGTGCATATCGACTATCAACGCGCGCCGAGCGTCATCCAACGCTTTGGCGACGTGAAGAAATTGATCACGCAAACCTTGGATCCGATGCTCTCGGCGTATTTTCGGGATATCGCGCACAGAAAGACAATGCTCGAATTGTTGCACGACCGCGACACCATCCAGCAGGAAGCTCGGGTGGAACTGCGGAGCAGGTTCAGCGAGTTCGACATCGAATGCGTGGACGTGCTGATCGGCAAGCCGGACACGGCGGAAAAGGATGGCAAGATCGAAACGCTGTTGGAACAGTTGCGGATTCGCCAGCTCTCGACGGAGCAATTGGAGACGTTCGAGCGGCAAAAAATCGCCGCCGAGAAGCTCCGCGCGCTCCACGAAGCGCAGGCCACGGCGCAAATGCAGACCGAGTTGACCAATACGCGCGTCCGGGCGCAAATCGCCGAAAGTCATGGCGAGGCAGACCTGGCCCGCGCGCGCAAGATGGCGGAGCAGCGCATTGTCGAAGCCGATGCGGAACTTGCCCGCTCGCATCGTCAGGCGGAACAGACGGTCGTGCTCGCGAAAGCCGAGGCGGAACAACGGATGTTGGCCGGCCGCGGCGAAAGCCAACGGATCATGCAAACCGGCTTGAGCGAAGCGGCGGTGTTGATGCGCAAGATCGGGTCGTTCGGCGACCCAAGGTTGTTTGCGTTGTCGCGCGTGGCGGAAAGCCTCTCGCAAAGCACGCAACCGCTGGTGCCGGAACGCGTGTTCGTGGGCGGCGGCAGTTCCAACGGCGAAGGCCAACAAGCCAGCCAGGGTTTGCTCGGCGTGTTGATCGAACTGCTGGTGGCGGAGAAATCCGGCTTCCACCCAGCCGACAACACGGAGTTGGCGCGGCTGCAACAATTCGCCGAACGGATGGAAACGCAGGCGTTGGAGTCGATGTCCAAGAACGGGCAGGAGGTGACGGTGACGACTTAACGGCTCTGTAGCATTTTCAACTTGTTGTGGCACGGTCTCCCGACCGTGACACGTTGGACGTGGTGAAATTCGGAACGGGAGACCTGCAGTCGGCCCGGTGGCACGGTCGGGAGACCGTGCCACAACCAGTATTAGCACAGTTCGCTTCGCGCGCGACCCGCCCTACGGCGCCACGCTCGCCGAGGCGAAAGCGATGTACTCCACTTTCATTTCACCATTGTGCTGCACCTTACGACCAATCACCACGGCCTGGTCGCGCACGCGCACGGATGTCTTGATTGCGTCAAGATCGTGGTTGGCGGAGGTTCATTGGCGACGACCGGGACGTTTCCGTCGATCGGCGTGACCTTCGGCGGCGGAGTCGGTTCGAAGTCGGAGCGCTGCACGTCCAACGCCAGGACGATTGCGCCGTCCGACTCGATGGCCGGAATCGCGGTGACGAGAAAGCCGATGTCTTCAATCTGATAGCCATGCACCAACTGCTTCGTGCGCTCGGCGTATTGGCTGGACGTCACGGTGGGCTTGCGCGCCCCATATTGCACCCAACCTTTTTGGCGTTCGAGCGTCGCGAAACGGATGTGATCGACGCCGCGAAGCGTTCCTTTCGCTTCCCAATCTTTGAGTGCGGCCGGCAGGTCCAGACTCACGGCAAGATCGTCGCCCTCGGCTAGCGTCTCGGGATCGAGCTTGACCAAGGTGATTTCAATGGTCACCATTTTGCCCGGAGATTCGGGAATCGAAACCTCTACCGGCCGAACGGCATCGTCCTGTGCGCTGGCAATCGTCAGAGTGACGCCAACGAACGCCAGCAACAAGAGGGCGCGATACATGACTCGTCTCCCGATTTAAAGTGAACTTACATTTGCATGAACGAGACGTCACGCAATCGCTGTCATTGTTTCCAAGACGCCATTTGTCCCGCGCGCAGCGATCGATTCGCCAGGTGCGCTGCCGCCGCCGCGTGGACGCCGTCTTCCGCGGGGCAATGCGGTTTGTTCCGGCTGCGGACGCATTCCAGCCAGTTGGTGAGGTGGAGTAGTTCGCCGTCCACGCCCGCGAAGAAGTCTGCGCCGCGTTCCCCTTCGCTATCAATGCGTTCGCGCGGTTTCACGCCGCCGCCTTGCTCGGGAATCACTTCGTAACGGCCGCGGTCGCAATAGAGCGTGGCCTTCGTGCCCATGATTTCGAGCATCGCGCGGTTGCGGTGGTTGACGAAGGTGCCCTCGAAATAAGCCTGGATGTGCTGCTCCGGATAACGGAGCAGCGTTTGCACCGTGTCGGGCGTTTCCCAAAGACCTTCCGTGGCGAAATGATCGCCGAGGCTGGCCGCGGTGCTCGGCGCGGACATGTCGAGCATCCAATGCGCCGTGTCGATCCAATGGACCATCAAGTCGGTGAAGATGCCGCCGCCGAAATCCCAAAACCACCGCCAGTTGCGGAAGCGATAAGCATCGAACGGTTGCACCGGCGCATTGCCGAGAAACGCCTTCCAGTCGACGCCACTGGGGTCGATGTTCAACTTGTTCCGATCCCAACGCGCCTGGTTGCGGTTCCAGGAGAGATGAATCTTGTGGACGTCCCCTAACTCGCCGGAGCGGACGATTTCGCGTGCTTCAATCAAGTGCGGCATGCTGCGCTGCTGCGTGCCGACCTGGACGACGCGCTTGTTGCTGTTCTGCGCCTCGATCACGCGCTCGCCTTCCGACAGATCGTGCGTCAGCGGCTTTTCGACATAGACGTCCTTGCCCGCGGCGCAGGCGTCGACTGTGATCGGCACGTGCCAATGGTCCGGCGTGCCGATCAACACGGCGTCGATGTCATTGCGATCGAGCAGTATGCGATAGTCTGCCTCAGCAACGGCCTGCGGATCTGCCAGCTTGCGTCCTTCCTCGCGATGGACGTCCCAGACATCGCAGACGGCGACGATCTTCACGCCGGGAATCTTGGGAAACCGCGTCATCAAATCCCGGCAGCGCCCGCCGGTGCCGATGCAGGCGACATGGATCGTATCGTTGGCGGCATAACCGCGGGCGGTTTCGACGCCGGCGGCCAGCAAGGCGGCGGCGCCCAGCGTAGTTCGGGTGAAATCACGGCGCGTGAGATGTGCGGGCATCGAAGTCATTCCTCTTGGGCGGCGAATCTGGCAACGGGAACAGCATAACACCGGCCGGCGCGGTGGGCCACATTCAGTTTCATCACACAGCTGTGGGAGGCGTCTCCGACGCCGATGAGCTGAGCGCAACTTCAATTGAGTGCTCCGTCCGATCGGCAGCGTCCTCTCCATCGGCTTCGGAGACGCCTCTCACAGCTTGTTCGCGATTCCACCTTTCCCGGCCCCTTGCCAAAACGTCATACTGAACCGCATGAAACGACTCGATGAACAAGGACTCAGTCACGATCCGATTCATGGGTACATCCCGTTCGTCAGCCGTGCGCCGGCGGGCAGCAGCGAAACCACCGAGCGCGACCTAATCGATCACCCTTGGGTGCAGCGGCTGCGACAGATCCATCAACTGCAGACCGCCTGGTGGGTGTTTCCCGCGGCGGAGCATACGCGCTTCCAGCATGTGCTGGGAGTAATGCACCTGGCGAGCCGCGCCGTGGCGGCGCTCTATGAAAGCCTTGCGGAAACCTGTCCCGATGCGCCGAGCCGCGGCTACGTCGAGACGCTCGTCCGCATGGCCGGGCTGTTACACGACGTCGGCCACGGCCCGTTCGGACATTTCCTCGATGAGCACTTACTCAAACATCACGGCCTGACGCACGAATCGCTCGGGGCGCAGATCATCGTCGATGAACTTGGTGATTTACTGCGCGGTGTCCGCCGCAATCCCGAGAGCGAGTTGGCTTTGGGCGAGCAACTCGATCCCGCCCAGATCGCGTTTTTGATCGTTCGCCCCGGGCGCATTTCGGAAGCGGGACAACCGCGCTGGCTGTTGCTGCTGCGAAGTTTGTTCAGCGGGCTGTATACGGTCGACAACCTCGACTTTGTCCTGCGCGACGCCTATATGTCCGGCTACAGCCACCGGGCGTTCGATCTCGACCGGCTGCTGCACTACAGTTTTTTCAGCGAGCGCGGCCTGACAATCCATAGCCGCGGTATGGCGGCGCTGGTGCGGTTTCTTTCCGTGCGCGGCGAGTTGTTTCGCAGTATCTATTTTCACCGCACCGTGCGGGGGATTGATCTTTCCTTGGCCGATCTTTTCGCCGCTAGCCGAAGATATTTGTTCGATGGAAATCCCAGTGAACGATTGGGCTCCTATCAACTTTTCACGGAATGGTCGCTGCTGGTGGATGTCGCCCGTTGGGGCGAAAGCGACGACACCGAGAAACGAGCGCTCGGCGCGGAATGGCGCAAGTTGTTGAATCGTCAATTGACCTGGAGAATGGCCGCGGAACGGAGCGTGTTCTATCAACCGCACGAGACCGAGTCGGCCAGCATCTTCAGCCGCGCGGAATGGTTCGAACAGCAATTTCGTGCGCAATTGCCGACGGCGCTGCGCGAATTGCCGCTCCGGTTCGACATCGCCCGGCACGTGCATCGGCCTGGCACGCTCGGTCCCGCGGCGGGGCAGAATTTCGTCCTGGATTCCGCCAGCGGCGCGATTCGCGATCTCACCGCCAGCGAACTGTTCCGGCAATTGCCGGTCAGCTACCGCATCTGTCGCGTTTATGCGAAGGACCTGGAGCACACGGCGGCACTATCGCGCGCACTGGACGCGCTCGTCGGTCCCGCGGCGATGGACGACTTGACGAATATGTAGCGAGGACTATTGCCAGAAGTCAATGCGTGGGTGCCTGGGGCTGGGGCGGGCGACGGAGGCATCCAAGCCAAAACAGCTGTGGCATCGTGGCGTTTGGTTGACACGTTCACCGAAGCCCCATCTGTTGGACCATGCTGACGGCGAAACCAGCGCCCCTGCCCCAGGCACCCAGCGTCACTAGGCAAAGGTCGCCCCTTCGGGGCCGCGGCAGCGCGGTGGTATACTGCGGAGTCGATTCCACAAATTCCTGCGAGCCCTGGCCATGCGTATCGCCGTATTCAGCACCAAACCGTATGACCGCGAATTTCTGACGATCGCCAACGATGCGCATTTGCACGAACTGCATTTTCTCGAGCCGCGGCTGAATCGCGAGACTGCGCCGCTTGCGCACGGTTTTCCGGCCGTTTGTGCGTTTGTGAATGATGTGCTCGATGCGGAAACGCTCACGGTGTTGCAGGCTGGCGGCACGCGAGTGATTGCGCTCCGCTCGGCGGGCTTCAATCACGTACACTTGCCGACCGCGGCAAAGCTCGGCCTCAAAGTCATGCGCGTGCCGGCGTATTCTCCGTATGCCGTGGCCGAACACGCCGTCGGGCTGATCCTCACGCTCACGCGGCGACTGCACAAAGCCTACGTCCGCGTGCGCGAAGGCAATTTTTCGCTCGACGGGCTGCTCGGTTTCGATTTGCACGGCCGGACGGTCGGCGTGGTGGGCACCGGCAAGATCGGCGCGATTGTCGCCCGGATCATGCATGGCTTTGGTTGCCGGTTGCTCTGTCACGATCGCGTGCAGAACCCGGAATGCGTGGCGCTCGGCGCGAAGTATGTTCCGCTGGATGAATTGCTCGCCGGCGCCGACATCATCACGTTGCATTGCCCACTGATGCCGGAGACAAAGCACATGATCAGTGCCGCGGCTTTGGCCAAGATGAAGCGCGGCGCGATGCTGATTAACACCAGTCGCGGCGCGCTCGTGGAGACCAAGGCCGTGATCGACGCCTTGAAGCACGGTCAGCTCGGTTCGCTTGGGCTGGATGTCTATGAAGAGGAAGCCGACCTGTTTTTCGAGGACTTGTCGCGGCAAGTGATTCAAGACGACGTGTTCTCGCGCCTGCTGACGTTTCCCAACGTAATGATCACGGCCCACCAGGCATTCTTTACTTGCGAGGCGTTGGACGCGATCTCGCGGCAGACGATCGCCAACGTGACCGCTTTCGAACGCGGCGAACCCCTGGTCAACGAAGTCAGCGCGCCGGCATCGTAAGGAACACCGCAGTGTCAGGCCACACAGAACCGCCGCAAGAAACCGAACCGAGCACGATGCTCTGGGAACGGTTGAGCGCGCACCTGGAGCGGTTCATCGACGCCTGGGAGTCCGGCACGCCGCCCGACGTCTCGGAATTCCTGCCGGCCGATCCGCCCGGCCTGCGCCGTCTGGCGCTCGTCGAATTGATCAAGCTCGATCTGGAGCACCGCTGGGAACGCGGCGAGCGCGCATTACTCGAACGCTACGTGGAAGCGTTCCCTGAGCTAACTCAGGACGGCGTCGTGCCGCCCGATTTGATTCATGAAGAGCAGCACCTTCGCAAGCAATTAGAAGACCCGATCGAGCCAGACGAGTACGAGCGACGCTTTCCGCTCCAGGCGAAAGATCTGGCGCAACTGCTGGCCAGCCCCGCGAAGCACGCCACCACGATTCTCTACAAAGCCGACCGGCTTGGCGACATCCAGGTAGGGCAGACGCTCGACGACTTTGATCTCCTCGCCCAGCTTGGCAAAGGCGCGTTCGGCACGGTGTTCCTCGCCCGGCAACGCTCCATGCAGCGACTCGTCGCACTCAAGGTCACCGGCGACCGCGGCGTGGAAGGGCAAACGCTCTCGCAGCTCGATCACCCGCACATCGTCCGCGTGTTCGATCAGCGCGTGATTCCCGAGCGCAAATTGCGACTGCTCTACATGCAGTACGTGGCCGGCGGTACGCTCCACCAGGTGGCCGACCGCGTGCGCCGCACACCGCCGAGCGAGCGCAATGGCAAACTGTTGCTGACCGTGGTCGATCAAGCGCTCGAAGCGCGCGGCGAATCGCCGCCGTCGGAATCCGGTATGCGCCGCCGCCTGGCGCAGACCTCATGGCCCGGCGTGATCTGTTGGCTCGGCGCGCGGCTCGCCCGGGCGCTTGATTACGCGCATCAGCGGGGGGTGTTGCATCGCGATATCAAGCCGGCCAACGTGCTACTGGCAGCCGACGCTTCGCCCAAGCTGGCTGATTTCAATATCAGCTTTTCCGGGAGCGTGACCGGCGCGAGCGCCGCGGCTTATTTTGGCGGCAGCCTGGCGTATATGTCGCCGGAGCAGCTCGAAGCCTACGCGATGCTCCGCCCTCCGGAGGATCTCGACGGCCGCGCGGATGTCTACTCGCTCGGCGTCATGCTCTGGGAATTGCTGACCGGATCGCGTCCCTTCGCGGATACGGCGCTCGAAGGGGACGTGACCACGATGGTCACGCAGATGATTGCGCGGCGAAAACGCGGCGTCGATCCGCTGTTCATCGAACGGGCCAAAGCGGTCTTCCCCGAAGGCGTGCTCGACGTCCTGTTAGATGCACTCAAGCCCGACCGCGAAACACGCTATCAAACCGCCGGGGCGCTCGCACGGCAGTTGGAAGTCGAACTCCAACCGCACGCGCAGCGTTTGATCCGCCCGCCGTCGCGCGGCTGGAAGCAATGGGTCCGCCGCCACCCGCTGCTGTCGCTGATCGCCTGCGGCGTCATCCCGAACGGCATCGCCAGCACGCTCAATATCACGTTCAACCTGAATGAACTGATCAAAACGCTTCAAGTTGACGGCGCCGTGGAGTTCTTCAATAACGTGCAGCTTCCGGCCGTCAACGGCGTCGCGTTTCCAC
The nucleotide sequence above comes from Planctomycetia bacterium. Encoded proteins:
- a CDS encoding serine/threonine-protein kinase, with the protein product MSGHTEPPQETEPSTMLWERLSAHLERFIDAWESGTPPDVSEFLPADPPGLRRLALVELIKLDLEHRWERGERALLERYVEAFPELTQDGVVPPDLIHEEQHLRKQLEDPIEPDEYERRFPLQAKDLAQLLASPAKHATTILYKADRLGDIQVGQTLDDFDLLAQLGKGAFGTVFLARQRSMQRLVALKVTGDRGVEGQTLSQLDHPHIVRVFDQRVIPERKLRLLYMQYVAGGTLHQVADRVRRTPPSERNGKLLLTVVDQALEARGESPPSESGMRRRLAQTSWPGVICWLGARLARALDYAHQRGVLHRDIKPANVLLAADASPKLADFNISFSGSVTGASAAAYFGGSLAYMSPEQLEAYAMLRPPEDLDGRADVYSLGVMLWELLTGSRPFADTALEGDVTTMVTQMIARRKRGVDPLFIERAKAVFPEGVLDVLLDALKPDRETRYQTAGALARQLEVELQPHAQRLIRPPSRGWKQWVRRHPLLSLIACGVIPNGIASTLNITFNLNELIKTLQVDGAVEFFNNVQLPAVNGVAFPLGTLLVVILAWPLFRAFGRMRRQEKPTVEELPGLWRAALRIGDFMALVTFLEWITSGWVFPYWINARFNEQLSYTKFMTSQVHCGLLAASMTFFCATLLSVRVLLPALISPESSAEAGLPHVLSLGRRVWFYFWGTAAVIPSAFVSFNFFKIENDTALYVTAAGGMVCWMLAGLMLSGIRGDLAALAPVMSSSSDSSDVSTDGFDSFWSGTR
- a CDS encoding 2-hydroxyacid dehydrogenase, whose protein sequence is MRIAVFSTKPYDREFLTIANDAHLHELHFLEPRLNRETAPLAHGFPAVCAFVNDVLDAETLTVLQAGGTRVIALRSAGFNHVHLPTAAKLGLKVMRVPAYSPYAVAEHAVGLILTLTRRLHKAYVRVREGNFSLDGLLGFDLHGRTVGVVGTGKIGAIVARIMHGFGCRLLCHDRVQNPECVALGAKYVPLDELLAGADIITLHCPLMPETKHMISAAALAKMKRGAMLINTSRGALVETKAVIDALKHGQLGSLGLDVYEEEADLFFEDLSRQVIQDDVFSRLLTFPNVMITAHQAFFTCEALDAISRQTIANVTAFERGEPLVNEVSAPAS
- a CDS encoding SPFH domain-containing protein, giving the protein MNALWLVGDSQLLAVSFVALSMWAVLAIVALSIALFAPWLTLRYIPHHKVGVVEKLWSPTGSVSEGRIIALEGEAGYQAELLRGGVHFGYWRWQYRIHKVRLVTIPQGKIGYVYARDGESLSPSQTLSRVVPSNHFQDARAFLEGITTPDGALIVGQRGRQRAILREGVYAVNPALFVLISEDAVYALSHFQLRQEWASIMNWQKELQSTGGFDPIVIGVHHQRGVAVNAEQTAQDDQIGIVTIHDGPSLPPGEIIAPTVGAEFTDPNYHNNFQDPEAFLRAGGRRGRQYQALTDGTYFINRWFATVEMLPKTVVPIGHVGVVVSYHGRTGADLSGTAFRHGERVAEGQRGVWERPLGPGKYAFNTYAGCTVLTPTTNFVLHWITGKTEAHKFDESLRSIDLVTKDAYEPSLPLSVVVHIDYQRAPSVIQRFGDVKKLITQTLDPMLSAYFRDIAHRKTMLELLHDRDTIQQEARVELRSRFSEFDIECVDVLIGKPDTAEKDGKIETLLEQLRIRQLSTEQLETFERQKIAAEKLRALHEAQATAQMQTELTNTRVRAQIAESHGEADLARARKMAEQRIVEADAELARSHRQAEQTVVLAKAEAEQRMLAGRGESQRIMQTGLSEAAVLMRKIGSFGDPRLFALSRVAESLSQSTQPLVPERVFVGGGSSNGEGQQASQGLLGVLIELLVAEKSGFHPADNTELARLQQFAERMETQALESMSKNGQEVTVTT
- a CDS encoding HD domain-containing protein — protein: MKRLDEQGLSHDPIHGYIPFVSRAPAGSSETTERDLIDHPWVQRLRQIHQLQTAWWVFPAAEHTRFQHVLGVMHLASRAVAALYESLAETCPDAPSRGYVETLVRMAGLLHDVGHGPFGHFLDEHLLKHHGLTHESLGAQIIVDELGDLLRGVRRNPESELALGEQLDPAQIAFLIVRPGRISEAGQPRWLLLLRSLFSGLYTVDNLDFVLRDAYMSGYSHRAFDLDRLLHYSFFSERGLTIHSRGMAALVRFLSVRGELFRSIYFHRTVRGIDLSLADLFAASRRYLFDGNPSERLGSYQLFTEWSLLVDVARWGESDDTEKRALGAEWRKLLNRQLTWRMAAERSVFYQPHETESASIFSRAEWFEQQFRAQLPTALRELPLRFDIARHVHRPGTLGPAAGQNFVLDSASGAIRDLTASELFRQLPVSYRICRVYAKDLEHTAALSRALDALVGPAAMDDLTNM
- a CDS encoding Gfo/Idh/MocA family oxidoreductase, giving the protein MPAHLTRRDFTRTTLGAAALLAAGVETARGYAANDTIHVACIGTGGRCRDLMTRFPKIPGVKIVAVCDVWDVHREEGRKLADPQAVAEADYRILLDRNDIDAVLIGTPDHWHVPITVDACAAGKDVYVEKPLTHDLSEGERVIEAQNSNKRVVQVGTQQRSMPHLIEAREIVRSGELGDVHKIHLSWNRNQARWDRNKLNIDPSGVDWKAFLGNAPVQPFDAYRFRNWRWFWDFGGGIFTDLMVHWIDTAHWMLDMSAPSTAASLGDHFATEGLWETPDTVQTLLRYPEQHIQAYFEGTFVNHRNRAMLEIMGTKATLYCDRGRYEVIPEQGGGVKPRERIDSEGERGADFFAGVDGELLHLTNWLECVRSRNKPHCPAEDGVHAAAAAHLANRSLRAGQMASWKQ